A region from the Plutella xylostella chromosome 8, ilPluXylo3.1, whole genome shotgun sequence genome encodes:
- the LOC105393788 gene encoding leucine-rich repeat-containing protein 40, whose translation MSDKNSDRMNYPFTVLHWNYRGFTEFPLQQLRGEETDITDIYLKENLISRLPTDIGRLERLESLYLSGNDITELPCEIAKLQCLKCLDVSGNRLKRVPEVIGDVRGLKFLILDDNELTELPLRLNELRGLRYLSVCDNKLRWLPQKPVYNYHHCEFRFWRNTDLKTIPYSLWFHMLRDQQTRSLNIGCLSVPQFQHLLLHGRCRLKLQHNSRVWEVDVECPPHHTNIEERGPTTPPSLLELSMRKTYTIIKDIANKLSEECLSVYSERSYDEENNNDTKHCKEETIVDNNVDITYTSRELNCNVTHRKDRPKAKLKYYAPADVLDEYFDFVPAVLKVDLKTGPVSCCENVKCRKPMFDFVTYEFCLGKIVLIDNIEDVILSAAFCSQSCANVWKGGKTNTIIPWSLSPQYISF comes from the exons ATGAGTGATAAAAACAGTGACAGAATGAACTACCCGTTCACAGTGCTGCACTGGAACTACCGTGGCTTCACAGAGTTCCCTCTACAGCAGCTCCGAGGCGAGGAGACAGATATCAccgatatttatttaaaagagaATCTCATTTCGCGTCTGCCGACAGATATTGGAAGATTGGAGCGGCTAGAGAGTTTGTATTTGAGCGGGAACGATATAACCGAGTTGCCGTGTGAAATAGCCAAGTTGCAATGTCTGAAGTGTTTGGATGTGAGCGGGAACCGACTTAAGCGTGTGCCCGAGGTGATAGGCGACGTGCGCGGCCTCAAGTTCCTTATATTGGATGATAACGAGCTGACGGAACTGCCTCTCCGATTGAACGAGCTGCGAGGATTGCGATATCTGTCGGTTTGTG ACAACAAACTGCGCTGGCTGCCACAAAAGCCGGTGTACAACTACCATCACTGCGAGTTCAGGTTCTGGAGGAACACCGACCTGAAGACCATTCCCTACTCCCTGTGGTTCCACATGCTGAGGGACCAGCAGACCAGGAGCTTGAATATAGG ATGTCTGAGCGTGCCCCAGTTCCAACACCTGCTGCTCCACGGGCGGTGCCGGCTGAAGCTCCAGCACAACTCCAGGGTATGGGAGGTGGACGTGGAATGCCCTCCCCACCACACCAACATCGAGGAGAGAGGCCCCACCACCCCCCCTAGCTTACTAGAACTCAGCATGAGAAAGACCTATACAATTATTAAGGACATAGCTAACAAATTATCGGAAGAATGCCTTAGTGTGTACTCGGAACGGAGTTATGATGAAGAGAATAATAATGACACAAAACATTGCAAGGAAGAAACGATTGTAGACAATAATGTGGATATTACTTATACGAGTAGAGAGTTGAATTGTAATGTAACGCATAGAAAGGATAGGCCGAAAGCCAAGTTAAAGTATTATGCTCCGGCTGATGTTTTGGatgaatattttgattttgtgcCCGCTGTTCTGAAGGTGGATTTGAAGACTGGGCCTGTTTCTTGCTGTGAAAATGTTAAATGCAGAAAACCCATGTTCGATTTTGTTACGTACGAGTTTTGTCTCGg gaaaATCGTCCTTATCGACAATATAGAAGACGTGATATTGAGTGCCGCCTTCTGCTCCCAATCCTGTGCAAATGTTTGGAAAGGGGGCAAAACCAACACCATTATACCGTGGTCACTGAGTCCACAGTATATCTCTTTTTAA